A DNA window from Candidatus Krumholzibacteriia bacterium contains the following coding sequences:
- a CDS encoding protein kinase, with protein MIGRVLSQYRVTAYLGKGAMGEVYKAEHTRLSLTVAIKFIPESLLGDAKAKQRFVRQAEALAALNHENICRFYEIGETTEGRTYIVMSHCGGETLQDHIASGECSIRDAIGIAIGIASGLAHAHDKGVIHRDLKPANLMFDKGVIKIVDFGLALLTDHSSLTSSDATVGTLMYTSPEQAEGELLDGRTDIFAVGSVVYELLTGKPPFQAEHPASILYKIVNQPHRPVRELRPDVPESLSHVVDRCLAKKPEQRYENADALLKDLEAVLTELEPERRTTSSYWIKRRRKRAVRVALAAATALVALGIWQRCWIIRTTGLGFCSGEPGIAVLPTDPVSGTAEDRALVAGFARDLNDRIRAHRNANPSVWTVDPARISRAGVRTPEKARALVGARLVIAAQVTADTNPLTIAVESYDVRSSATFKEKVEVPLGPSFDSNRIGADVRKLAGLKTVATADSGYTRSAEAYREYLIGLGHLAGDGSSLDDAIVALEQAVAVDTAFARARAVLGEAYRRRFESGRDTLWADLAGRTCREALASFRNQPNALVTLAQVYSTRGKPDAASHALVSALALDPRNRDAIWQLAAVYTANGEPHEAEAAYVRAVDTNRADPMTYEMLGYFYLTHGRYADAIAPFERQTRLTPEYGQAYNYLGSCYFAMDCWDGAFAMFTRSFDLARNFEACANLGTLYYMDNDFTTAAQMYQWAHEYFPASVDVVSALADCHYWIPDHREQAIALYHDGTGMAEARRQSRPNDAHVLAMLAGFYSIIEPDSVPSLTTQALAAGPDDPDVNYRVAVAYELTAQREKALKHLARALDLGQSVRQIDTEPFLAELRKDSRYNILRKGVKERAPDCPRVTKAIRD; from the coding sequence ATGATTGGCCGCGTATTATCGCAGTACCGCGTTACCGCGTACCTGGGAAAGGGTGCGATGGGCGAGGTCTATAAGGCCGAGCACACACGCCTCAGCCTGACTGTCGCCATCAAGTTCATACCCGAAAGCCTTCTTGGCGACGCCAAGGCAAAACAGCGTTTCGTCCGCCAGGCCGAGGCGCTGGCCGCCCTCAATCACGAAAACATCTGTCGGTTCTACGAAATCGGGGAAACAACCGAGGGACGAACGTACATCGTCATGTCCCATTGCGGGGGTGAGACTCTCCAGGATCACATCGCCAGCGGTGAATGTTCCATCCGAGACGCAATTGGTATCGCCATCGGCATTGCCAGTGGCCTGGCGCACGCTCACGACAAAGGCGTCATCCACAGAGACCTCAAGCCAGCCAACCTCATGTTCGACAAGGGCGTCATCAAGATCGTTGACTTTGGTCTTGCGTTGCTCACCGATCACTCGAGCCTTACCAGCAGTGATGCAACCGTCGGCACGCTGATGTACACGTCCCCCGAGCAGGCTGAAGGCGAGTTACTGGACGGGCGCACGGATATCTTTGCCGTTGGATCCGTCGTCTACGAACTCCTGACCGGAAAGCCGCCGTTTCAGGCGGAACATCCCGCGTCCATCCTCTACAAGATTGTCAATCAGCCCCACCGTCCCGTGCGTGAGCTGCGCCCGGATGTTCCGGAATCGCTTTCCCACGTGGTGGACCGGTGCCTTGCAAAGAAGCCGGAGCAGCGCTACGAGAACGCCGACGCTCTGCTCAAAGACCTCGAAGCGGTGCTCACGGAGCTGGAGCCGGAACGACGTACCACATCATCGTATTGGATCAAGCGCCGGCGCAAGCGGGCGGTGCGAGTGGCACTTGCAGCTGCCACGGCGCTGGTTGCCCTGGGTATCTGGCAGCGGTGCTGGATCATCCGTACCACCGGATTGGGGTTCTGCAGTGGCGAGCCAGGCATCGCGGTGTTGCCAACCGATCCGGTATCGGGTACCGCAGAAGATCGAGCACTCGTTGCAGGGTTTGCGCGCGATCTCAACGACCGCATTCGCGCCCATCGCAATGCTAACCCCTCGGTGTGGACCGTGGATCCCGCACGGATCAGCCGTGCGGGCGTTCGCACGCCAGAGAAAGCGCGTGCACTGGTCGGGGCGCGGCTGGTAATCGCTGCTCAAGTAACAGCGGATACCAACCCACTCACTATTGCCGTTGAGAGCTATGACGTGAGAAGTTCGGCGACATTCAAGGAGAAGGTCGAGGTCCCACTGGGCCCGTCATTTGACAGCAACCGTATTGGCGCTGATGTGCGCAAGCTCGCCGGCCTGAAAACCGTCGCCACCGCGGACAGCGGCTACACCCGCAGCGCGGAGGCGTACCGCGAGTATCTCATCGGGCTGGGGCACCTGGCGGGCGATGGCAGCAGTCTGGATGATGCGATCGTGGCACTCGAACAGGCGGTCGCGGTGGACACCGCATTCGCCCGCGCCCGCGCTGTCCTGGGAGAGGCGTACCGGCGCCGCTTCGAATCCGGCCGGGATACGCTGTGGGCGGATCTGGCGGGCCGGACCTGCCGGGAAGCGCTGGCTTCATTTCGCAACCAGCCGAACGCTTTGGTTACGCTTGCGCAGGTCTATAGCACCCGAGGCAAACCCGACGCTGCAAGCCATGCGCTGGTGAGCGCGCTTGCGTTAGACCCAAGAAACCGCGATGCGATCTGGCAACTGGCCGCTGTCTACACTGCCAATGGCGAGCCACACGAGGCCGAAGCTGCTTATGTCCGCGCGGTGGACACCAACCGCGCCGATCCGATGACCTATGAAATGCTTGGGTATTTCTACCTCACACATGGGCGCTATGCCGATGCCATTGCCCCCTTCGAGCGACAAACCCGCTTAACACCAGAGTACGGACAGGCCTACAACTACCTGGGCTCCTGTTACTTTGCCATGGACTGCTGGGACGGGGCCTTCGCCATGTTCACCCGATCGTTCGACCTGGCCCGTAACTTCGAGGCCTGCGCGAATCTTGGGACGCTCTACTACATGGACAACGATTTCACAACGGCGGCTCAAATGTACCAGTGGGCTCACGAGTACTTCCCGGCGAGCGTTGATGTCGTCAGCGCTCTCGCCGACTGCCACTACTGGATTCCCGACCACCGCGAACAGGCCATCGCGCTCTACCACGACGGGACCGGCATGGCTGAGGCCCGCCGACAATCGAGACCCAACGACGCCCACGTGCTCGCTATGCTCGCGGGCTTCTACTCAATCATTGAGCCGGACAGCGTGCCGTCGCTCACGACGCAAGCGCTGGCCGCAGGACCGGACGATCCCGATGTCAACTACCGCGTGGCAGTGGCTTACGAGCTCACGGCGCAGCGCGAAAAGGCGCTCAAGCACCTGGCCCGCGCGCTCGACCTCGGCCAGTCGGTTCGACAGATCGACACGGAACCATTCCTCGCGGAGCTCCGGAAGGACTCGCGGTACAACATCTTGCGCAAGGGCGTCAAGGAACGTGCGCCGGACTGCCCGCGGGTTACCAAAGCCATTCGCGATTGA